The proteins below come from a single Alkalinema sp. FACHB-956 genomic window:
- a CDS encoding UDP-glucuronic acid decarboxylase family protein: protein MRILVTGGAGFLGSHLIDRLMVAGHEVICLDNFYTGNKHNVGQWLGNPNFELIRHDVTEPIRLEVDQIYHLACPASPVHYQYNPVKTIKTNVMGTLNMLGLAKRVKARFFLASTSEIYGDPEVHPQPEEYRGNVNPIGIRSCYDEGKRVAETLAFDYHRQNDVDIRVVRIFNTYGPRMLENDGRVVSNLIVQALQGIPLTVYGDGSQTRSFCYVSDLVEGFIRLMNSDYIGPVNLGNPGEYTILELAKTIQDMINPDAPLKFEPLPQDDPRRRQPDITLAKTQLGWEPKVPLKEGLHYTIEDFRQRLGDRVAAAAVMGR, encoded by the coding sequence ATGCGAATTTTAGTGACAGGCGGCGCAGGCTTCCTTGGTTCCCATTTGATCGATCGGTTAATGGTGGCTGGTCATGAAGTGATCTGTCTTGATAACTTTTATACAGGTAACAAGCATAATGTTGGTCAGTGGCTCGGAAATCCTAATTTTGAGCTGATTCGCCATGATGTAACGGAGCCGATCCGCTTAGAAGTGGATCAAATTTACCACTTGGCTTGTCCAGCATCGCCAGTTCACTATCAATACAATCCCGTCAAGACCATTAAAACCAATGTGATGGGAACGCTCAACATGTTGGGGTTAGCAAAACGGGTAAAAGCCCGCTTTTTCTTGGCATCCACGTCTGAAATTTATGGCGATCCGGAAGTGCATCCTCAGCCTGAAGAGTATCGCGGGAATGTTAACCCGATCGGGATTCGCAGTTGTTATGACGAAGGTAAACGGGTCGCAGAAACGTTGGCTTTTGACTACCATCGCCAAAATGATGTGGATATCCGAGTGGTGAGAATTTTCAATACCTACGGCCCCCGCATGTTGGAAAACGATGGTCGTGTGGTGAGCAACCTCATCGTCCAAGCTCTCCAGGGCATTCCCTTAACCGTCTATGGAGATGGGTCGCAAACTCGTAGTTTTTGCTACGTCTCGGACTTGGTTGAAGGCTTCATTCGCCTGATGAACAGTGATTACATTGGCCCGGTCAACTTGGGAAATCCCGGGGAATACACCATTCTGGAATTGGCAAAAACGATTCAAGACATGATTAATCCCGATGCCCCCTTGAAGTTTGAGCCTCTGCCCCAAGACGATCCTCGCCGTCGCCAACCGGACATTACCCTCGCCAAGACGCAGCTTGGTTGGGAACCGAAAGTGCCTTTAAAGGAAGGCTTACACTACACGATCGAAGATTTTCGGCAACGCTTAGGCGATCGAGTAGCGGCAGCAGCGGTCATGGGTCGATAG
- a CDS encoding UDP-glucose/GDP-mannose dehydrogenase family protein, translating into MRVCVIGTGYVGLVTGACLAHVGHHVICVDNNEAKVNLMKSGQSPIFEPGLSEIMQASIQSGRLEFTTDLAAGVDHGQILFIAVGTPALPTGESDTRYVEAVARGIGANLKPESGYKVIVNKSTVPIGSGDWVRMLVLDGVAEQQAAEPVLAGVGAADSRPSLNEPEFDVVSNPEFLREGSAVYDTFNPDRIVLGGNSEKGISLMQQLYLPIINREFAEEKDLSPVPVVVTDLSSAEMIKYAANAFLATKISFINEVANVCDRVGADVTQVAKGIGLDSRIGSKFLNAGLGWGGSCFPKDVSALIHTADDYGYETQLLKAAVSVNERQKMVVIEKLQQVLKILKGKTVGLLGLTFKPDTDDLRDAPALVLIENLTRLGAKVKAYDPIISQTGMRHGLSDVVVETDPERLADGCDALVLVTEWRDFQHLEYGKMAKCMNAPIIIDGRNFLDQTALEGVGFRYVGIGR; encoded by the coding sequence ATGCGTGTTTGTGTAATTGGGACAGGATACGTGGGCTTGGTCACCGGTGCTTGTCTCGCCCATGTGGGGCATCATGTCATCTGTGTGGATAACAATGAGGCTAAAGTGAACCTCATGAAGTCTGGACAGTCTCCCATCTTCGAACCGGGATTGTCTGAGATTATGCAAGCTTCGATCCAGTCAGGTCGGTTGGAGTTCACCACAGATTTGGCAGCAGGGGTTGATCACGGGCAAATTCTCTTCATTGCCGTTGGCACACCTGCTTTACCCACTGGCGAAAGTGACACCCGTTATGTTGAAGCTGTGGCCCGAGGCATTGGTGCTAACCTCAAGCCGGAAAGCGGCTACAAAGTGATTGTGAATAAATCCACCGTGCCGATCGGTTCTGGGGATTGGGTTCGGATGCTGGTTTTGGATGGGGTGGCTGAACAACAGGCGGCAGAACCCGTTTTAGCGGGTGTGGGAGCAGCAGACAGTCGCCCTAGCCTGAATGAACCAGAATTTGATGTCGTGAGCAATCCAGAATTTCTGCGGGAAGGGTCTGCGGTCTATGACACCTTTAACCCCGATCGCATTGTCCTGGGTGGCAATAGCGAAAAGGGCATCAGCCTCATGCAGCAACTCTATCTACCAATTATCAATCGAGAGTTTGCAGAAGAGAAAGATCTATCTCCTGTCCCCGTAGTGGTGACTGACCTCAGCTCGGCAGAAATGATTAAGTATGCCGCCAATGCGTTCCTGGCCACCAAGATTAGCTTCATTAACGAAGTGGCGAACGTCTGCGATCGGGTCGGGGCAGATGTGACCCAGGTTGCCAAAGGTATTGGGCTAGATTCCCGGATTGGCAGCAAGTTTCTGAATGCAGGCTTGGGTTGGGGGGGCTCCTGCTTCCCGAAGGATGTTTCAGCCCTCATCCATACCGCTGACGACTATGGCTACGAAACCCAGCTTCTGAAGGCTGCGGTGAGTGTCAATGAACGCCAAAAGATGGTTGTCATTGAGAAACTACAACAGGTGTTGAAAATTCTCAAAGGGAAAACCGTTGGGTTGCTAGGTCTGACCTTTAAACCGGATACCGATGATCTGCGGGATGCTCCAGCTCTGGTGTTGATTGAGAACTTGACTCGATTGGGCGCTAAGGTGAAAGCCTATGACCCCATCATTTCCCAAACTGGGATGCGCCATGGCCTGTCGGATGTCGTTGTTGAAACTGATCCAGAACGCCTCGCAGATGGGTGTGATGCCCTCGTTCTCGTCACTGAATGGCGCGACTTCCAACACTTGGAATACGGCAAAATGGCTAAGTGTATGAATGCTCCCATCATCATTGATGGTCGTAACTTCTTGGATCAGACGGCATTGGAAGGGGTCGGCTTCCGGTATGTTGGCATTGGTCGCTAA
- a CDS encoding 1-acyl-sn-glycerol-3-phosphate acyltransferase, with product MEAVSEDSLSELMDESTPIQADVTRLERVRQATQPIVARLVRPILASRNWLSQLSLHPPRTVRNATVSSRLSPWLAPIVYPLGHRIVLPAYFSHIKVVGQEHLPTTGPVILAPTHRSRWDAILVPFAAGKHVTGRHLRFMVTADEVTGVQGWFIRRLGGFPIDTKRPGISSLRHGIDLLEAGEMLVIFPEGNIFRDPYINPLKPGLARLALQAETLKPGSQIQIVPMHLQYSDPQVPCRTAVRIEIGPPLSVSQYMTGHSKQDARSLTADLTQALQTLNDRALGSAPEAAYTAPQH from the coding sequence ATGGAGGCTGTATCAGAAGATAGCCTATCCGAATTGATGGATGAGTCTACTCCGATTCAGGCTGACGTCACTCGGTTGGAGCGTGTCCGTCAAGCAACTCAACCGATCGTAGCCCGATTAGTCCGTCCAATTTTAGCGTCTCGAAATTGGTTGTCTCAGTTGTCTCTGCATCCACCCCGTACTGTCCGGAACGCCACTGTGAGTTCTCGTTTATCCCCTTGGCTCGCCCCGATCGTCTATCCACTAGGGCATCGGATTGTTTTACCTGCTTACTTTAGCCACATTAAGGTGGTCGGTCAGGAACATTTACCCACGACTGGGCCTGTTATTTTGGCCCCCACCCATCGTTCCCGCTGGGATGCTATTCTTGTTCCCTTTGCAGCCGGTAAACACGTCACGGGTAGACACCTCCGCTTCATGGTGACTGCGGATGAAGTGACGGGTGTGCAAGGTTGGTTTATTCGACGCTTAGGGGGATTTCCGATCGATACTAAGCGACCTGGGATTTCCAGCCTGCGCCACGGGATTGACCTGTTAGAAGCGGGAGAAATGCTGGTCATTTTCCCAGAGGGCAATATTTTTCGAGATCCCTACATCAATCCTCTGAAACCGGGCCTTGCGCGTCTAGCCCTGCAAGCGGAAACCCTGAAGCCGGGTAGCCAGATTCAAATTGTGCCTATGCACCTCCAGTACAGTGACCCCCAAGTCCCTTGCCGAACGGCAGTGCGCATTGAAATTGGGCCACCGCTATCCGTGAGTCAATACATGACAGGCCATAGTAAACAAGATGCACGATCGCTGACCGCCGATTTAACGCAAGCTCTGCAAACTTTGAACGATCGAGCGCTAGGGAGTGCTCCTGAAGCAGCTTATACAGCCCCGCAACATTAA
- a CDS encoding CHAT domain-containing protein has protein sequence MGRQWVELATMTVLLVSTPIGLFFPGTTLAQVASTPQTSHPALQAATIALQAGNLDLALHHYQNALKDFRQRRDTPKIAQTLWNIGQVYHQQEKYQAAIAVLQEARQMLSKDHPLYQGITANLRIAYSGLGAELQHQRQFDRARAAYQTALEFAQVMADPEGQGLSLLALANLRREQQQYRQAIPILKQALTVLPDPHELRSILLITLGRTYDDLSETALAIDIYHKALTMAQQSGDRQQIAAILNNLGTLQNRQGNHTQAIARYLQGLQTAQEMQTRYGEAITSRNLARSCEAAQGGENSSLHRFMRQFCDAKQLPETVLLESFNKLRLQLVNQGKVLESRSLTNLGNSYVRLGDYSTARGLYERGLMIDRALGDKSNEGTSLNNLANLYTNLGQYAQALTLYQQSLQIHQSLNNRSQMAITLNNIGQVYDRQGDYSQALTTYQQARYLSQTINDLDNEATVLNNLGSTQQTLGDYPNARQQYEHALMLYQVTGNRPGQAVTFANFAVFYATLGDYSRALDYHQRALLIAREIGEKNLEAINLDNIGRLYGDQAQYAKGLTYHQQALDIHRAIGNRPAELGTLVSFGFAYRTLGRYAKAQELYDRALTMAREMGSKIHEAVALSGLGSLYLDMGQLPRAEQTLQQALLLHRELGSRRTEIGTLKQLGRLYVQQNRSPEALQTLQTGLTLAKQLKLQPEETELLTELGKVALDRRNLQLAEQHLQAAIALAQRLGNHATTAKALTLLGAVQIQKQRSATAVDLLSQAAQLWESQRPGLTDFDRVSLFETQKSTYELLQTALILQQKPEAALEAAERGRARAFVELLASRLGNQSQPFNQSQPFNQSQQLNQSQPLLGTVPKIQEIRQIAQRLNATLVQYSLIGNQEVYIWVIKPDGTVRFYRNTAPESIATLIQDSRDELGVRGRAKITITQQPNTMARGLVNNLHHLHNLLIAPITQDLPTNPEDLVIFVPQGALFLVPFAALEDGQGNSLILRHTIATAPALQAIELTSSSARSTPLAAPLIVGNPQMPTYNNEPLESLPGAEQEATQIAQLLQSSALIGRQATKTQVLKQIKTASVIHLATHGLLDTFRGEVPGAIALTPSAGNDGFLTAGEILDLKLKADLAVLSACSTGRGDITGDGVIGLSRSLFIAGVPSVVVSLWNVKDESTAFLMTEFYQRLKVDPSQKAQALRQAMLETRKKYPHPSDWAAFNLIGNAN, from the coding sequence ATGGGTCGGCAATGGGTAGAACTTGCAACAATGACGGTTCTCTTGGTCTCTACGCCGATCGGCTTGTTCTTTCCGGGCACTACCCTTGCCCAAGTCGCATCCACTCCTCAAACCTCCCATCCAGCCCTGCAAGCAGCCACCATCGCACTCCAAGCAGGCAACCTTGATCTCGCTCTACACCACTACCAAAATGCACTGAAGGACTTTCGCCAACGGCGGGATACACCAAAGATTGCGCAAACACTTTGGAATATCGGTCAAGTTTATCACCAGCAGGAAAAATATCAAGCCGCGATCGCAGTTCTACAAGAAGCGCGACAAATGTTGTCTAAGGACCATCCTCTGTATCAAGGAATTACCGCAAATTTACGGATTGCTTACAGTGGATTAGGTGCCGAATTACAACATCAACGACAGTTCGATCGGGCCCGCGCAGCCTATCAAACTGCGCTCGAATTTGCACAAGTCATGGCGGATCCCGAAGGCCAAGGACTCTCGTTACTGGCTTTAGCCAATCTCCGACGGGAGCAACAGCAGTATCGCCAAGCCATTCCCATCCTGAAACAGGCTCTAACGGTATTGCCAGACCCGCATGAGCTGAGATCGATTCTGCTGATAACGTTGGGCAGAACCTATGATGACTTGTCAGAAACGGCCCTCGCGATCGACATTTATCACAAAGCTCTGACAATGGCTCAGCAGAGCGGCGATCGGCAACAAATTGCCGCTATTCTCAATAACCTGGGTACGCTACAAAACCGTCAAGGCAATCATACGCAGGCGATCGCGCGCTATCTCCAGGGGTTACAGACCGCCCAGGAAATGCAAACGCGCTATGGTGAAGCGATTACCTCTCGGAACTTAGCGCGGAGTTGCGAAGCGGCCCAAGGGGGTGAAAACTCCTCGCTCCATCGCTTCATGCGTCAGTTTTGCGATGCCAAACAGCTGCCAGAGACGGTTTTGCTCGAAAGTTTCAACAAGCTGCGACTCCAACTGGTGAACCAGGGCAAGGTGCTGGAAAGCCGATCGCTGACCAATCTGGGAAATAGCTATGTCCGCTTGGGGGATTACTCAACGGCCCGTGGTCTGTATGAGCGTGGGCTGATGATCGATCGAGCCTTGGGGGATAAAAGTAATGAGGGCACCAGTCTGAATAATCTAGCCAATCTCTATACCAATCTGGGGCAATATGCCCAAGCCCTTACCCTCTACCAACAAAGTTTGCAAATCCACCAGTCGCTCAACAACCGGAGCCAAATGGCCATCACGTTAAATAACATTGGCCAAGTCTACGATCGGCAAGGCGATTATTCCCAAGCGCTGACCACCTATCAACAAGCTCGATATCTCTCCCAAACCATTAACGACCTCGATAATGAGGCGACGGTCTTGAACAACCTGGGGTCAACCCAGCAAACCCTGGGAGATTATCCCAACGCCCGTCAGCAGTATGAGCATGCCCTGATGTTGTACCAAGTCACAGGCAATCGTCCGGGGCAGGCGGTGACTTTTGCTAATTTTGCGGTGTTCTATGCCACGTTGGGCGATTATTCCAGAGCGCTGGATTACCATCAGCGAGCCTTGCTGATTGCCCGAGAAATCGGCGAGAAAAACCTGGAGGCCATTAATTTAGACAACATTGGCCGCCTCTATGGGGATCAAGCCCAGTACGCCAAAGGTTTAACCTATCATCAGCAGGCATTGGACATTCATCGAGCGATCGGCAATCGTCCAGCGGAACTGGGCACCTTGGTCAGTTTTGGGTTTGCCTATCGCACCCTGGGGCGCTATGCCAAAGCCCAGGAATTGTACGATCGGGCCTTAACGATGGCTCGCGAAATGGGCAGCAAAATTCATGAAGCCGTTGCCCTCAGCGGATTAGGCAGTTTGTATTTAGACATGGGACAACTGCCCCGGGCGGAACAAACCCTCCAGCAAGCCCTCCTGCTACATCGGGAATTGGGTAGCCGACGCACGGAAATTGGTACGCTGAAACAACTGGGTCGTCTGTACGTTCAGCAAAATCGTAGCCCTGAGGCACTACAGACCTTACAAACCGGACTGACCCTTGCCAAACAACTCAAATTACAACCCGAAGAAACAGAACTATTAACGGAGTTAGGCAAAGTCGCCCTCGATCGCCGGAATCTTCAGCTAGCGGAACAGCATTTACAAGCTGCGATCGCCCTAGCCCAACGGCTGGGGAACCATGCCACAACGGCGAAAGCCCTCACACTCCTGGGGGCGGTGCAAATTCAGAAGCAGCGATCGGCTACCGCAGTCGATCTCCTCAGCCAAGCCGCACAACTCTGGGAATCGCAACGTCCCGGCCTCACAGATTTCGATCGGGTGTCACTGTTTGAAACCCAAAAATCAACCTATGAGTTGCTGCAAACCGCCTTGATTCTGCAACAAAAACCAGAAGCTGCCTTGGAAGCCGCAGAACGGGGACGGGCAAGGGCTTTTGTCGAACTTCTCGCCAGTCGGCTGGGTAACCAAAGTCAACCGTTTAACCAAAGCCAACCGTTTAACCAAAGCCAACAGCTTAACCAAAGTCAACCGTTATTAGGCACGGTCCCAAAAATCCAAGAAATACGTCAAATTGCCCAAAGGCTCAATGCCACCTTGGTGCAATATTCCCTGATTGGCAACCAGGAAGTTTATATTTGGGTGATCAAGCCCGATGGAACCGTGCGCTTCTATCGCAACACAGCCCCTGAATCGATCGCAACCCTGATCCAAGACAGTCGAGATGAACTAGGCGTCAGAGGTCGTGCCAAGATCACCATTACCCAACAGCCAAATACAATGGCCCGGGGCTTAGTCAATAACCTACACCACCTTCACAATCTGCTGATTGCCCCCATTACCCAGGATTTACCAACCAATCCCGAGGATTTGGTCATCTTTGTTCCCCAAGGTGCTTTATTTCTAGTGCCCTTTGCGGCCTTGGAGGATGGGCAAGGTAATTCCCTCATCCTCCGTCATACGATCGCCACTGCACCTGCTTTACAAGCGATCGAACTTACGTCATCCTCCGCTCGATCGACGCCGCTCGCTGCACCGCTGATTGTGGGAAATCCGCAGATGCCAACCTACAATAACGAGCCTTTGGAGTCCTTACCCGGTGCCGAGCAGGAAGCGACCCAAATTGCCCAACTCCTACAAAGTTCTGCCCTCATTGGCCGCCAAGCAACGAAAACTCAAGTCCTGAAACAAATCAAAACTGCTAGCGTGATTCATCTCGCAACCCATGGATTACTCGACACCTTCCGAGGTGAAGTGCCTGGTGCGATCGCGCTCACCCCTTCAGCAGGCAATGATGGCTTTTTAACTGCTGGTGAAATCCTGGATTTAAAACTCAAAGCCGATTTAGCCGTTCTGAGCGCCTGTAGCACCGGACGGGGGGACATCACAGGCGATGGCGTGATTGGACTCTCGCGATCGTTGTTTATTGCAGGGGTACCCAGCGTGGTCGTTTCTCTATGGAATGTGAAGGATGAAAGTACAGCCTTCCTTATGACAGAGTTTTATCAACGTCTCAAGGTAGACCCATCCCAAAAGGCTCAAGCCCTACGTCAAGCCATGTTGGAGACTAGAAAGAAGTACCCTCACCCAAGTGACTGGGCTGCATTTAACCTGATAGGCAACGCCAACTAA
- the lepA gene encoding translation elongation factor 4: MTDVPVNRIRNFSIIAHIDHGKSTLADRLLQDTGTVEAREMKEQFLDNMDLERERGITIKLQAARMKYRAQDGQDYILNLIDTPGHVDFSYEVSRSLAACEGALLVVDASQGVEAQTLANVYLALEHNLEIIPVLNKIDLPGAEPDRVREEVEEVVGLDCSDAILASAKEGIGVPEILETIVRKVPPPQDTIDQPLRALVFDSYYDAYRGVVVYFRVMDGVVNVGDKVRFMASGKEYVIDELGVLAPTQVRVDSLHAGEVGYLAASIKAVGDARVGDTITIATKAAPDPLPGYVEAKPMVFCGLFPTDADQFPDLREALDKLRLNDAALSFEPETSSAMGFGFRCGFLGLLHMEIVQERLEREYNLDLITTAPSVVYRVTTIKGEVLLVDNPSHLPDPQYREKIEEPYVQVDIITPETYVGTLMELCQTRRGIFKDMKYLTPGRTTLIYEIPLAEVVTDFFDQMKSRSRGYASMEYQLIGYRENNLVRLDILINGDPVDPLATIVHRDKAYGVGRALTEKLKELIPRHQFKIPIQAAIGSKVIASEHIPALRKDVLAKCYGGDISRKKKLLQKQAKGKKRMKAIGTVDVPQEAFMAVLKIGQENKG, from the coding sequence ATGACCGACGTACCCGTCAACCGAATTCGTAACTTCTCTATCATCGCTCACATTGATCACGGCAAATCCACCCTGGCCGATCGGCTCCTGCAAGACACCGGCACCGTGGAAGCTCGGGAGATGAAGGAGCAGTTCCTGGACAACATGGACTTGGAACGGGAGCGTGGTATCACCATCAAGCTGCAAGCTGCTCGCATGAAATATCGGGCACAGGATGGTCAGGACTATATCCTCAACCTGATTGACACACCGGGGCACGTAGACTTTTCCTATGAGGTTTCGCGATCGCTAGCGGCCTGCGAAGGAGCTTTGCTGGTGGTGGATGCATCCCAGGGAGTGGAAGCACAAACCCTGGCCAATGTGTACTTAGCGTTGGAACACAATCTGGAAATTATCCCGGTTCTGAACAAAATTGACCTGCCGGGGGCGGAACCCGATCGCGTCCGCGAAGAGGTGGAAGAAGTCGTCGGCTTGGATTGCAGCGACGCAATTTTAGCCTCTGCTAAAGAAGGCATTGGTGTACCCGAAATCTTGGAAACGATCGTTCGCAAAGTGCCGCCCCCCCAGGACACGATCGATCAACCCCTACGGGCTCTCGTGTTTGATAGCTATTACGATGCCTATCGTGGGGTGGTGGTGTACTTCCGCGTGATGGATGGCGTGGTCAATGTCGGTGACAAAGTCCGCTTCATGGCCTCCGGCAAGGAATATGTCATTGATGAATTGGGGGTACTGGCTCCAACTCAAGTGCGAGTTGATAGTCTCCATGCTGGGGAAGTGGGATATCTAGCCGCTTCGATTAAAGCTGTCGGGGACGCTCGGGTGGGCGACACCATTACGATCGCCACGAAGGCTGCCCCCGATCCCTTACCGGGCTACGTCGAAGCCAAACCCATGGTCTTCTGCGGCCTCTTCCCCACTGATGCTGACCAGTTCCCCGATCTACGGGAAGCGCTAGATAAGTTACGGCTCAACGATGCAGCCCTCAGCTTTGAACCGGAAACCTCGAGTGCGATGGGGTTTGGGTTCCGCTGCGGCTTCCTAGGGCTCCTGCACATGGAGATTGTCCAAGAACGGTTGGAGCGGGAATATAACCTCGATCTGATCACCACTGCGCCCTCGGTGGTCTATCGCGTCACCACGATTAAGGGTGAAGTGCTGCTGGTGGATAACCCCAGCCATTTACCTGACCCCCAGTACCGCGAAAAAATTGAAGAACCCTACGTCCAAGTCGATATCATCACGCCGGAAACCTATGTGGGCACGTTGATGGAACTTTGCCAGACGCGGCGCGGGATCTTTAAAGATATGAAATACCTGACGCCGGGACGCACCACGTTAATCTACGAAATTCCCCTGGCGGAAGTGGTGACAGACTTTTTTGACCAGATGAAATCCCGATCGCGTGGCTATGCCAGCATGGAGTACCAGCTCATCGGCTATCGAGAAAATAATCTGGTGCGCTTGGACATTCTGATTAATGGTGATCCGGTGGATCCCTTAGCCACGATCGTGCACCGCGATAAAGCCTATGGGGTCGGTCGGGCTTTGACGGAAAAATTGAAGGAACTGATCCCACGACACCAGTTCAAAATTCCTATTCAGGCGGCGATCGGCAGCAAAGTCATCGCCAGTGAACATATTCCAGCCCTGCGGAAGGACGTTTTGGCCAAGTGCTATGGAGGGGATATCTCTCGTAAAAAGAAATTACTGCAAAAGCAAGCTAAAGGTAAAAAGCGCATGAAGGCGATCGGTACCGTTGATGTGCCGCAGGAAGCCTTCATGGCAGTGCTAAAGATTGGCCAGGAAAACAAAGGCTAG